Proteins encoded by one window of Flavobacterium sp. N502540:
- a CDS encoding ADP-ribosylglycohydrolase family protein → MILEAAIGDAYGAGFEFRDLDFISQNNHLTQYHKHGLYTEIYKRYTDDTQMAIAISELLLEEDNWNEIKVADKFVEVFHRDKRRGYSDRVYNALDASKNGSDFIKIINNGSNGNGSAMRAYSIGYLKDIDQLMSFCEIQARTSHYTVEGISCAKRIALAVHYFKYNLGDGSTLVSFLNETLKENETYKITSPIDMHGYPTTQAVIKMVSEATAMKDCLKTSIDYGGDTDTVAALCMAILSNKENCNKTLPAFLYEGLENDTFGKDFLIKLDAALDNKFN, encoded by the coding sequence ATGATATTAGAAGCAGCAATAGGCGATGCATATGGTGCAGGTTTTGAATTTCGGGATTTAGATTTTATTTCTCAAAACAACCATTTAACCCAGTATCACAAACACGGACTTTATACTGAAATTTACAAACGCTATACAGACGATACTCAAATGGCAATTGCCATTTCTGAATTGTTATTAGAAGAGGATAATTGGAACGAAATCAAAGTAGCAGATAAGTTTGTTGAGGTATTTCACCGAGATAAAAGAAGAGGATACTCGGATAGAGTTTACAATGCCCTGGATGCAAGTAAAAATGGATCTGATTTCATTAAAATAATCAACAATGGCAGTAACGGAAATGGTTCCGCTATGCGAGCCTATAGTATTGGTTATTTAAAAGATATTGATCAGTTGATGAGTTTCTGCGAAATTCAGGCAAGAACTTCTCATTATACTGTTGAAGGGATCAGTTGTGCGAAGCGTATTGCCTTGGCTGTTCACTATTTTAAATACAATTTGGGTGACGGATCGACTTTAGTGTCATTTTTAAATGAAACGCTGAAGGAGAATGAAACCTATAAAATTACTTCACCAATCGATATGCATGGATATCCGACTACACAAGCGGTTATTAAAATGGTTTCCGAAGCGACTGCCATGAAAGATTGCTTAAAAACAAGTATCGATTATGGCGGAGATACCGATACGGTTGCTGCCTTGTGTATGGCGATTTTAAGTAACAAAGAAAACTGCAATAAAACCCTGCCTGCATTTTTGTATGAAGGTTTGGAGAATGATACATTTGGAAAAGACTTTCTAATAAAATTAGATGCAGCTCTCGATAATAAGTTTAATTAA
- a CDS encoding RNA 2'-phosphotransferase, whose protein sequence is MNEKIAKSLSKFLSLVLRHSPETIGLKLDENGWADVEELIIKCNKNGSQNQMTAELLNYVVENNDKKRFAFNEDKTKIRASQGHSISVELNLNETEPPEYLYHGTVGKFMESIQKEGLKKMSRQHVHLSKDKETAIKVGSRRGAPQILTVRSGVMYRDGFKFYLSENNVWLSAEVPAKYIEFKS, encoded by the coding sequence ATGAATGAAAAAATAGCAAAAAGCCTCAGCAAATTTCTAAGTCTGGTGCTTAGGCATTCACCCGAAACCATTGGTCTTAAGTTAGACGAAAATGGCTGGGCAGATGTTGAGGAATTGATTATAAAATGTAATAAAAATGGAAGCCAAAATCAGATGACGGCCGAACTTTTGAATTATGTGGTAGAAAACAACGATAAAAAACGTTTTGCTTTTAATGAAGATAAAACAAAGATCAGAGCTAGTCAGGGACATTCAATTTCTGTCGAATTAAATTTGAACGAAACAGAACCGCCGGAGTATTTGTACCACGGAACTGTTGGGAAGTTTATGGAAAGCATTCAGAAAGAAGGTTTGAAAAAAATGAGCCGTCAGCACGTACACCTTTCCAAAGACAAAGAAACGGCAATAAAGGTGGGAAGCAGGCGAGGAGCTCCGCAGATTCTGACAGTAAGAAGTGGTGTCATGTACAGAGATGGTTTTAAATTTTATCTGTCCGAAAATAATGTTTGGCTGAGCGCTGAGGTTCCGGCAAAGTATATAGAGTTTAAATCATAA
- a CDS encoding NADAR family protein yields the protein MKYNINTIAPESKFLFFWGHQPSKDGTITKTCFSQWWLSAFTVDKVTYKTAEHWMMAKKAELFNDNEVLAKIIKANSPAEAKKLGRQVKNYNDAIWLAARFDIVKEGNYHKFSQNQELKAFLLNTKDRVIVEASPVDAIWGIGMAGDHKDVLNPEKWKGLNLLGFALMEVRDELR from the coding sequence ATGAAATACAATATAAATACCATAGCTCCGGAAAGTAAGTTTTTATTTTTCTGGGGACATCAGCCCAGTAAAGACGGAACGATTACCAAAACCTGCTTTAGTCAGTGGTGGTTAAGTGCTTTTACCGTTGATAAAGTGACGTACAAAACTGCTGAACACTGGATGATGGCAAAAAAAGCAGAATTGTTTAACGATAATGAAGTTTTAGCAAAAATCATTAAAGCTAATTCTCCTGCCGAAGCTAAAAAATTAGGCCGTCAGGTTAAAAATTACAATGATGCAATTTGGTTAGCTGCTAGATTTGACATTGTGAAAGAAGGCAATTATCATAAATTCAGTCAAAATCAAGAACTAAAAGCTTTTTTGCTAAATACAAAGGATAGAGTTATAGTAGAAGCCAGTCCCGTAGATGCAATTTGGGGAATTGGAATGGCAGGTGATCATAAAGATGTTTTAAATCCTGAAAAGTGGAAAGGGCTTAACTTATTAGGTTTTGCTTTGATGGAAGTTAGGGATGAATTGAGATAA
- the prs gene encoding ribose-phosphate diphosphokinase, whose amino-acid sequence MILNLDPKFTPIPNKEEIKFQSFTFSGGEPHIKINPDFDNTQKVTITHRLNSFNDLGLLCITVDALRRMEVKIIDLFIPYFPAARQDRVMIKGESLSVKVYADIINTLQLNKVFVFDAHSEVTPALVNNCEVIPNHTFIAAVLKEIGENVKLISPDGGALKKIYKVSEFLGGIEVVECSKSRDVKTGRLSGFKVYEDDLNGMDCLIVDDICDGGGTFVGLAEELKKKNAGKLYLAVSHGIFNKGFEVLDCFDAIFTTNSVKDFEGESVQVIGLDQLV is encoded by the coding sequence ATGATACTTAATTTAGACCCAAAATTCACTCCAATTCCTAATAAGGAAGAAATCAAATTTCAAAGTTTCACATTTTCTGGAGGAGAACCTCACATTAAAATTAATCCTGATTTTGACAATACCCAAAAAGTAACGATCACACATCGTTTGAATTCATTCAACGACTTAGGTCTGTTGTGCATTACAGTTGATGCATTACGCAGAATGGAAGTTAAAATAATTGATCTTTTTATTCCCTATTTTCCTGCTGCCAGACAGGATCGTGTGATGATTAAAGGCGAATCGTTATCTGTAAAAGTATATGCCGATATCATTAATACGCTTCAGTTGAATAAAGTATTTGTTTTTGATGCACATTCTGAAGTTACACCTGCATTAGTAAACAATTGCGAAGTGATTCCGAATCATACTTTTATTGCAGCGGTTTTGAAAGAAATTGGTGAAAACGTAAAATTAATTTCTCCGGACGGCGGTGCATTAAAGAAAATTTACAAAGTTTCTGAATTTCTTGGTGGAATTGAAGTGGTAGAATGCAGTAAAAGCCGAGATGTAAAAACCGGAAGATTGTCTGGTTTTAAAGTATACGAAGACGATCTAAACGGAATGGACTGTTTAATTGTAGATGATATTTGCGATGGCGGAGGAACTTTCGTCGGATTAGCTGAAGAATTAAAAAAGAAAAATGCCGGAAAATTATACTTAGCAGTAAGCCATGGAATTTTCAATAAAGGTTTCGAAGTTTTGGATTGTTTCGATGCCATTTTTACCACCAATTCAGTAAAAGATTTCGAAGGCGAAAGCGTTCAGGTGATTGGATTGGATCAATTAGTTTAA
- a CDS encoding NUDIX hydrolase — protein sequence MENFQNIRIAVDAIVFGYKNNSLYVLLIEQKFGSADKYWALPGGLVKQDESLSDAVIRELHEETNVQLTFMEQLYTFGDDINRDSRNRVISVAYYALVDASSLEIKADTDAERVQWFKIDEIPDLAFDHNLIVKTALTRLKAKLTYEPVGFDLLPQEFLFSDLENLYCTILEKEIDRRNFRKKILSYGFLDQTDHFSPIKSGRPAKLFRFNDLKYKELIDSGFHFEIKFA from the coding sequence ATGGAAAATTTTCAAAATATTCGAATTGCGGTTGATGCCATTGTGTTCGGATATAAGAACAACAGTTTGTATGTGCTTTTAATAGAGCAAAAGTTTGGGTCTGCCGATAAGTATTGGGCTTTGCCGGGTGGTTTAGTAAAACAGGACGAATCTTTGAGTGATGCTGTTATTAGGGAGCTGCACGAAGAGACCAATGTTCAGCTTACTTTTATGGAACAGCTGTATACTTTTGGAGATGATATCAACAGAGATTCCAGAAATCGTGTAATTTCTGTTGCCTATTATGCTTTAGTAGACGCTTCAAGTCTGGAAATTAAAGCGGATACCGATGCCGAACGAGTGCAATGGTTTAAAATAGATGAGATTCCCGATCTGGCATTCGATCATAATTTAATCGTAAAAACTGCATTGACAAGATTAAAAGCAAAACTGACTTACGAGCCGGTAGGTTTCGATTTACTTCCTCAGGAATTTCTGTTTTCTGATCTCGAGAATCTTTATTGTACGATATTAGAGAAGGAAATCGATCGACGAAATTTCCGAAAGAAGATACTCAGCTATGGATTTTTGGATCAAACAGACCATTTTTCACCTATAAAGAGCGGCCGCCCGGCTAAACTTTTTAGGTTTAACGATTTAAAATACAAAGAGTTAATTGATAGTGGTTTTCACTTCGAAATAAAGTTTGCGTAA
- a CDS encoding PKD domain-containing protein — protein MKKIVSILMLALVFYTANSCTKRDEDEIADCLTEAIFVKLHNSTDATNPKLMNYSVGYSGSGTLIGVKWTFGDGTTGTGKDITHTYPAAGTYEVSAEVTVGINGSECTSIPKRTVTIN, from the coding sequence ATGAAAAAGATCGTATCAATTTTAATGCTTGCCCTGGTATTTTATACGGCTAATTCCTGTACTAAACGTGATGAAGATGAGATCGCAGATTGCCTTACAGAAGCAATTTTTGTAAAACTACATAATTCAACTGATGCTACTAATCCTAAACTAATGAACTATTCTGTTGGATATAGCGGATCCGGAACTCTAATTGGTGTAAAGTGGACATTTGGAGATGGGACCACCGGAACTGGTAAAGATATTACGCATACCTATCCGGCAGCAGGAACTTATGAAGTTAGTGCAGAGGTTACTGTTGGGATAAATGGTTCAGAATGTACTTCTATCCCAAAGAGAACAGTAACAATAAACTAG
- a CDS encoding LysR family transcriptional regulator encodes MVNLEWYRTFKAVYKNGNFSIAAKELFMSQPAVSQQISMLEAHVGNKLFNRKSKGVEPTEYAKLLNNLIIDALDRLENVESSFRAKAEDANRLISVGISKNLFNCIGNLLIAKFDLIDFTFAENDVLFELVDAKKLDFAITTKRFDTFDTVYEIVGKIKLIMVAPVRLDGTEFRQKLKSDNYAEVEQWLNEQKWYSHDARIPHIKLFWLHAFNKKRPSMVPNYIIPSESEMLRMLADNEGVAITWNCNARKYIKENKLQLLWNSFHVPEEYVYLLTAKNNNLNSFFEIISKELKLFFGNRL; translated from the coding sequence ATGGTGAATCTGGAGTGGTACAGAACCTTTAAGGCTGTATATAAAAACGGGAATTTTTCTATCGCTGCAAAAGAGTTATTTATGAGTCAGCCTGCGGTGAGCCAGCAAATCTCGATGCTGGAAGCACATGTTGGAAATAAATTGTTCAATCGAAAGTCAAAGGGCGTAGAACCAACGGAATACGCTAAGTTACTGAATAATTTAATCATAGATGCGCTGGATCGGCTTGAAAATGTAGAAAGCAGTTTTCGGGCAAAAGCTGAAGATGCCAATCGGCTAATTTCGGTCGGAATCTCCAAAAATCTTTTTAATTGTATTGGAAACCTATTGATTGCTAAGTTCGATTTGATCGATTTTACTTTTGCTGAAAACGATGTACTTTTTGAGTTAGTTGATGCTAAAAAGCTTGACTTTGCAATCACCACAAAAAGATTTGACACCTTTGATACGGTCTACGAAATTGTGGGGAAAATTAAGCTGATTATGGTGGCGCCAGTACGTTTGGATGGAACAGAATTTCGTCAGAAATTAAAATCAGATAATTATGCCGAAGTAGAGCAGTGGCTCAATGAACAAAAATGGTACAGTCACGATGCCAGAATTCCACATATAAAACTATTTTGGCTGCATGCTTTTAATAAAAAAAGGCCCTCTATGGTTCCGAACTATATTATTCCGTCTGAATCTGAAATGTTAAGGATGTTAGCGGACAATGAAGGGGTAGCGATAACCTGGAACTGCAATGCACGAAAATATATTAAAGAGAATAAATTGCAATTGTTATGGAATAGTTTTCACGTACCGGAGGAGTATGTGTATCTATTAACAGCTAAAAACAATAATTTGAATTCGTTTTTTGAAATTATCTCCAAAGAGTTAAAATTGTTTTTTGGTAACAGATTATGA
- a CDS encoding type 1 glutamine amidotransferase domain-containing protein, giving the protein MKKITLLTIIAFSAFSTSAIAQKATKKSTKKVLFVVTSNDKLGNTGEKTGFWSEEFAAPYYELLDQGVEITIASPLGGQPPVDPKSADPASATEDTKRFDADKTLQEKLKHTHKLSTINQKDYDAVFYPGGHGPLWDLVEDKSSIALIESFYTHKKPVAFVCHAPAVLKNVKVKGEFLVKGKKVTGFTNAEEEAVGLTKVVPFLLEDALTKNGATFSKAANWQPYAVEDGLLITGQNPASSKLVAGKLLQQLKK; this is encoded by the coding sequence ATGAAAAAGATAACCTTACTTACGATTATAGCCTTTAGTGCTTTTAGTACTTCAGCTATAGCGCAAAAAGCAACAAAAAAAAGTACCAAAAAAGTACTATTTGTTGTGACCAGTAACGACAAACTGGGAAATACCGGAGAGAAAACCGGATTTTGGTCAGAAGAATTTGCTGCACCTTATTACGAATTATTAGATCAGGGCGTCGAGATTACAATTGCTTCTCCACTGGGAGGTCAGCCTCCAGTTGATCCTAAAAGTGCCGACCCTGCATCGGCCACTGAAGACACCAAACGTTTTGACGCTGATAAAACTTTGCAAGAGAAGTTAAAACATACCCATAAACTTTCGACTATCAACCAGAAAGATTATGATGCTGTGTTTTACCCTGGAGGTCATGGTCCGCTTTGGGATTTGGTAGAGGATAAAAGTTCCATTGCTTTAATTGAATCTTTCTACACCCATAAAAAGCCTGTTGCTTTTGTTTGTCACGCTCCGGCGGTCTTAAAAAATGTAAAAGTTAAAGGAGAGTTTCTAGTAAAAGGCAAAAAAGTAACCGGTTTTACAAATGCCGAAGAGGAAGCAGTGGGTTTAACCAAAGTAGTACCGTTCTTATTGGAAGATGCTTTGACAAAAAATGGTGCTACCTTTTCGAAAGCAGCCAACTGGCAGCCGTATGCTGTAGAAGATGGCCTTTTAATCACGGGGCAAAACCCTGCTTCGTCTAAATTAGTAGCCGGAAAATTATTGCAGCAATTGAAGAAATAA